In Equus przewalskii isolate Varuska chromosome 6, EquPr2, whole genome shotgun sequence, one DNA window encodes the following:
- the OR51G2 gene encoding olfactory receptor 51G2, with amino-acid sequence MTLGSLENKSSISSTFLLSGIPGLEHMHMWISIPLCFMYLVSILGNCTILFVIKTEPSLHEPMYLFLSMLALTDLGLSLCTFPTVLGIFWMGSRDIGHDACFAQLFFIHCLSFLESSVLLSMAFDRFMAICRPLHYSSILTNTVISRIGLASLGRSVALIFPLPFMLKRFPYCGSPVLSHSYCLHQEVMKLACADIKANSIYGMFVIVSTVGVDSLLILFSYALILRTVLSIASRAERLKALNTCVSHICAVLLFYTPMIGLSIIHRFGKQAPHLVQVIMGFVYLLFPPLMNPIVYSVKTKQIRDRVTHAFCR; translated from the coding sequence ATGACATTGGGATCCCTGGAAAACAAGAGCAGCATTTCCTCTACTTTCCTGCTGAGTGGCATTCCTGGGCTGGAGCACATGCACATGTGGATTTCTATCCCACTGTGCTTCATGTACCTGGTTTCCATCCTGGGTAATTGTACAATTCTTTTTGTCATTAAAACAGAGCCCTCGCTTCATGAACCTATGTACCTCTTCCTGTCCATGCTGGCTCTGACTGACCTGGGTCTGTCTCTCTGCACTTTCCCTACAGTGCTGGGCATCTTTTGGATGGGGTCACGAGATATTGGTCATGATGCCTGCTTTGCTCAGctctttttcattcattgctTGTCCTTCCTGGAGTCCTCTGTACTACTGTCTATGGCCTTTGACCGCTTCATGGCCATTTGCCGCCCTTTGCACTATTCTTCCATTCTCACCAACACAGTCATCAGCAGGATTGGCCTGGCTTCCCTGGGCCGTAGTGTAGCGCTCATTTTCCCATTGCCCTTTATGCTCAAAAGATTCCCCTATTGTGGCTCCCCAGTCCTCTCACATTCCTACTGTCTCCACCAGGAAGTGATGAAACTGGCCTGTGCAGACATCAAAGCCAACAGCATCTATGGCATGTTTGTCATTGTTTCCACAGTGGGTGTAGACTCACTGCTCATTCTCTTCTCCTATGCCCTGATCCTGCGTACCGTGCTGTCCATTGCATCCAGGGCTGAGAGGCTCAAAGCTCTTAACACCTGTGTTTCCCACATCTGTGCTGTGCTCCTCTTCTATACTCCCATGATTGGTTTGTCCATCATCCACCGCTTTGGGAAGCAGGCACCTCATTTGGTCCAGGTGATCATGGGCTTTGTATATCTTCTATTCCCTCCCCTGATGAACCCAATTGTCTACAGTGTGAAGACCAAACAGATCCGAGATCGTGTGACCCATGCCTTTTGTCGCTAG